One Salvelinus namaycush isolate Seneca chromosome 4, SaNama_1.0, whole genome shotgun sequence genomic window carries:
- the LOC120046505 gene encoding serum amyloid P-component-like, with the protein MESALILTAKLAFLLALIYGCYGEHQDLSGKVFVIPMATSTSHVKLHANVSKPISAMTMCQRFNSELERGQSLFSLATQSQSNDLLLYKRSMGVYRVHIKGDSLDFFSLPDLKNEWISICWTWDSKTGLTQLWVNGKRSARRILKPDTSVTGTPSIMLVQEQDSYGGGFDASQSFVGDVTDVHFWDSVISPCEIQLYMELNRFTPGNILNWKELQFTIEGKVFIEKSEFRSECYNF; encoded by the exons ATGGAGAG TGCACTCATTCTAACGGCGAAGCTGGCGTTTTTGCTGGCCCTGATCTATGGCTGTTATGGTGAACATCAAG ATCTCTCAGGTAAAGTGTTCGTAATCCCAATGGCGACAAGCACCTCACATGTAAAGCTCCATGCCAACGTCTCAAAGCCCATTTCTGCTATGACCATGTGTCAGAGGTTCAACTCTGAGCTAGAACGAGGCCAGTCCCTTTTTTCTCTGGCAACCCAGTCTCAAAGCAATGATTTGTTGTTGTACAAACGCTCCATGGGTGTGTACCGAGTGCATATCAAGGGAGATTCACTGGATTTCTTCAGTTtgccagatttaaaaaatgaatggatCTCCATCTGTTGGACCTGGGACTCTAAAACTGGACTGACCCAGCTGTGGGTTAATGGGAAGCGAAGTGCACGGAGGATTCTTAAACCTGATACATCTGTAACTGGCACACCAAGTATAATGTTAGTTCAAGAGCAAGATAGTTATGGCGGAGGTTTTGATGCCTCACAATCCTTTGTGGGGGATGTTACCGACGTCCACTTCTGGGACAGTGTCATCTCTCCCTGTGAAATACAATTGTATATGGAGTTGAATAGATTTACTCCAGGAAATATTCTCAACTGGAAAGAATTGCAGTTCACTATTGAGGGAAAAGTGTTCATAGAGAAAAGTGAATTTAGAAGTGAATGTTATAACTTTTAG